In the genome of Pseudopipra pipra isolate bDixPip1 chromosome 4, bDixPip1.hap1, whole genome shotgun sequence, one region contains:
- the MTHFD2L gene encoding bifunctional methylenetetrahydrofolate dehydrogenase/cyclohydrolase 2, mitochondrial isoform X1 translates to MAAATTAFSFASSSSSALLRPGLAPLRRWRALTGPAPRAACSASSSPCSADSDEATVISGTKLANQVLQEVQRDVESWVSVGNKRPHLTVILVGDNPASHIYVRNKIKAAAAVGISSEIIVRPKDISEEELLDLTVQLNKDSRVSGLLVQLPLPDHIDERRVCNAIAPEKDVDGFHIMNIGRLCLDQPSIIPATAAAVWEIIKRTVLQGTFCALVYLLIICEIEGIPTFGKNVVVAGRSKNVGMPVSMLLHTDGEHERPGGDATVTITHRYTPKEQLKIHTQLADIVIVAAGVPKLITTDMVKEGAAVIDVGINHIHDPLTGKTKLVGDVDFEEVKKKAGFITPVPGGVGPMTVAMLLKNTLLVAKKLIY, encoded by the exons ATGGCGGCGGCCACCACAGCCTTCTCCttcgcctcctcctcctcctcggccTTGCTGCGCCCGGGCTTGGCGCCGCTGAGGCGTTGGCGAGCCCTCACCGGCCCGGCGCCGCGGGCCGCCTGCAGCGCCAGCAGCTCCCCCTGCAGTGCCGACAG TGATGAAGCAACAGTTATCTCAGGGACAAAGCTTGCCAACCAAGTGTTGCAAGAAGTTCAAAGGGATGTGGAATCGTGGGTATCCGTTGGGAACAAGAGACCTCATCTCACTGTCATATTGGTAGGGGACAATCCAGCCAGTCATATCTATGTCAGGAACAAGataaaagcagctgcagctgtgg GCATTTCTAGTGAGATCATTGTGAGGCCTAAAGACATTTCTGAGGAAGAGCTCTTAGATCTGACAGTGCAACTCAACAAGGACTCGAGAGTCAGTGGTTTGTTAGTTCAGCTTCCTCTGCCAG ATCACATAGATGAACGGAGAGTTTGCAACGCCATCGCCCCGGAGAAGGATGTGGATGGATTCCATATCATGAATATTGGACGTCTGTGTCTCGATCAGCCTTCCATAattcctgccactgctgctgccgtGTGGGAAATCATAAAACGGACAG TGTTGCAGGGAACTTTCTGTGCTCTTGTGTACCTCCTGATTATTTGTGAAATAGAAG gaATACCCACATTTGGAAAAAACGTAGTTGTAGCTGGAAGATCTAAGAATGTTGGCATGCCTGTCTCAATGCTGTTACATACTGATGGGGAGCACGAAAGGCCTGGAG GTGATGCCACAGTGACCATTACTCACAGATACACCCCAAAAGAGCAGCTCAAGATCCACACGCAGCTCGCTGACATAGTAATAGTAGCTGCAG GTGTCCCAAAGCTGATTACTACTGATATGGTCAAAGAAGGTGCAGCTGTGATTGATGTAGGCATCAACCATATCCATGATCCTCTTACAGGAAAAACCAAATTAGTTGGGGATGTGGACTTTGAAG